TGTGCCGCAACGACGACCTTGGTCGCGACCCGGCCGGCTCCCGGGGATGAATCCCCGGGCTCGTTCATGACGAAGTCCCCCTCGGGGACTGGGCTTGAGGACGCCAATGGGCATGGACAGCCTCTGCGAAAGCCTTCCAGGGAATCGCCGAAGTCCTTCGAGTGAATCGTCCGAAACACTCCAAGGAATCGCCGCGATCGCTGGAGTGAATCGTCCGCACGTGTCGCCAACGTGTCGTCCTTGCCCTTCCCCCATCGTCCACCCGCCGTTACCCTGCCCGCTATACTGTCCAGCGTCGCCCGATCGCCGGTGGCGTCCTTCGTCGGCGGCGACGGGAGGCGACGAGAACGCGATGGAGGGGCACCCGATCGTGATCGCCACCCAGACCCCCACGACCGAGCGCCCGATCAAACGGCAGATGCGGCGCTGGCGGTTCGACGTCTCGGACTACGTCCGGCTGCACGAATCGGGCATCATTCCCGAGGAGGCGCGGACGGAGCTCGTGCAAGGCGAGATCCGCATCATGGCGCCCATCGGTCCGGAGCACGGGTCATCGGTCAACACGCTGAGCCATCACTTCGTCCGGCACATCGGCCCGCGCGCGTTCGTCTCCTCACAGAGCAGCCTGCGGCTCGACGATCGGACGATGCTGCAGCCCGACATCGCCATCCTCCGCCCGGAGCCGAACGACTACTTCGATCGCTACCCCGAGGCGGCCGACGCGCTGCTCGTCGTCGAGGTCGCCTACAGCAGCCTGCGCTACGACCGGGGTCGCAAGGTGCCGCTCTACGCGCGCCACGGCATCCCCGAGGTCTGGATCGTGGCCATCAACGAGCGCCGGCTCGAGGTCTACCGCGCGCCGGCGGGCGACAGCTACGCGAGCGTCGTCGTGCTGACGGAGGGCGACAGCGTGGCGCCGCTGGCGTGGCCGGACGTCGTGCTCGATGTCGGGGCGATCGTGCGGGCGCGGGGTTAAGGAACCAGGGGGCGGCGATACGCGACCGCACGGCGCTGACGCGCCGACCGGCACGCCCACAGCCAGGCACCGACCACGGGCTCCGCAGCCACGGCTATGTCGACCACCTTGCGTTCCTTCGCATGGACGTCCATCGCATCCTCCTCCGCCAGGGACCGCCCCGGTTCGGTGTCCGCTACGATTGCGGTCTGACGCGCCGACGTGCGATGATCGTCCCGTCCGCACGATCGGCGGTTCGGCGCCGCCCTACCTCCGTCATCCCTCCGCCCTGCCCACCCAGAGAAACGAGAACACCCGCACATGAACCAACCGATCGAACGCCTCATCGCATCCACCTCGTCGCTCGTGCTGGCATTCGCTATCGGCGCATGCGGCGCCCCCGCTGCCGACAGCGGCGACCCGGCCGCGCCGGTCGAGCCCGCCACGGTCGTCGCCGTCGAGGTGAGCACGGACGTTCCTGTGGCCGTCGTCGGAACCGAGGCCGCGTCCGAGCCCGCGCCGGATGCCACAGCCGCGGCCACCTTGGGCGACGAAGCTCCGATCGCCGCGAAGATCAACCTCAACGACGGGACCGAGGCGGAGTTCCGCACCGTCCCGAACGTCGGGGACAAGATGGTCCGCGAGTTCATGGAGTACCGGCCGTACGCCAGCATCCAGATCTTCCGCCGCGAGATGCTCAAGTACGTGGACGAGGACCTGGTGGCGCACTACGAGGACTACGTCTTCGTGCCCGTCGACGTGAACGCGTCGGACGCCGAGACGCTGCAGCAGCTGCCGGGCGTGGACGAGACGATCGCCGCCGACCTCATCGCCGGCCGGCCGTACTCCACTGCGGCGGACTTCCTCACCGCGCTAGGCGCCCGCGTTTCCGCAGCCGAAGCGGCCGCCGCCGAGAACTACCTCGCGGCGCCGTGACGTCGACACCGGTGGAGGACACGCTGCGGCGCGTGCTGCTTGCCCTCACCGCGGCGAGCGCCGTCGGCACGGTCATCGAGCTCGCGCTCCTCGAGCACTTCGAGGATGCCTGGCAGTGGGCCCCGTTCGTGCTCTGTGGCCTTGTGCTGGCGGCCGTCGCCGCCGTCTGGCTGCGGCCCGACCGGCGGTCGATCCTGGCGCTCCGATCCGTCATGGGGCTTGCGGTGCTCGGCAGCGCGGTGGGGGCCGTCCTGCACCTGCAGGGCAACTGGGATCTCGTCGCGGAGACGCAGCCGGACGCGGCGGGTGCGCACGCCCTGTGGGAGACGATCCACGGCGGGAATCCCGCCCTCGCGTCCTTCATCCTCGCGCTGATGGCGGCCATGGCGACGGCCGCCACGTACCGTCACCCGGCGCTCGGGCGCGGTGCGG
Above is a window of Candidatus Avedoeria danica DNA encoding:
- a CDS encoding Uma2 family endonuclease, which gives rise to MEGHPIVIATQTPTTERPIKRQMRRWRFDVSDYVRLHESGIIPEEARTELVQGEIRIMAPIGPEHGSSVNTLSHHFVRHIGPRAFVSSQSSLRLDDRTMLQPDIAILRPEPNDYFDRYPEAADALLVVEVAYSSLRYDRGRKVPLYARHGIPEVWIVAINERRLEVYRAPAGDSYASVVVLTEGDSVAPLAWPDVVLDVGAIVRARG